In Nocardioides conyzicola, one genomic interval encodes:
- the pcaC gene encoding 4-carboxymuconolactone decarboxylase codes for MIPSITVVRMTGARHRAELPLLVLGPSLGTSATTLWGACATGLTDVFDVVAWDLPGHGHNRGVPEEPFTIAELATGVLRVVDDVLTERGEPRGSFFYAGDSVGGAVGLQLLLEAPDRVVAAALLCTGAQIGSEEMWTGRMSQVALSGTPVMVSSSAERWFGPGFVEREPERASALLHALSDAVDEGYVQVCGALAAYDVRDQLGRVRVPVLAVAGSVDVATPPDKLREIAEGVPDGRYVELEGVAHLAPAEAPEVVARLLREHFLGEMPRAEESAGMTVRREVLGDAHVDRAVAGTTDFTRDFQELITAYAWGEVWTRPGLDRRSRSMITLTALIARGHHEELAMHVRAALRNGLTVDEIKEVILQSAIYCGVPDANTAFRIASGVLVEEGLL; via the coding sequence GTGATCCCGAGCATCACCGTCGTCCGGATGACCGGAGCCCGACACCGCGCCGAGCTGCCGCTGCTGGTCCTCGGACCGTCGCTGGGCACCTCGGCCACCACGCTGTGGGGTGCCTGCGCGACCGGCCTGACCGACGTCTTCGACGTCGTCGCCTGGGACCTGCCCGGGCACGGTCACAACCGGGGCGTGCCCGAGGAGCCGTTCACGATCGCCGAGCTCGCGACCGGCGTGCTGCGCGTCGTCGACGACGTGCTCACCGAGCGCGGCGAGCCCCGCGGGTCGTTCTTCTACGCCGGTGACTCGGTGGGTGGCGCGGTCGGGCTGCAGCTGCTGCTCGAAGCCCCCGACCGGGTCGTCGCCGCCGCGCTGCTGTGCACCGGCGCGCAGATCGGGTCCGAGGAGATGTGGACCGGCCGGATGAGCCAGGTCGCGCTGTCGGGCACGCCCGTGATGGTGAGCAGCTCGGCGGAGCGGTGGTTCGGGCCCGGGTTCGTCGAGCGCGAGCCCGAGCGGGCCTCCGCCCTCCTGCACGCCCTGTCCGACGCGGTCGACGAGGGCTACGTCCAGGTCTGCGGCGCGCTCGCGGCGTACGACGTCCGCGACCAGCTCGGTCGCGTCCGGGTCCCCGTCCTCGCGGTCGCCGGCAGCGTCGACGTCGCCACGCCGCCGGACAAGCTGCGCGAGATCGCCGAGGGCGTGCCGGACGGACGGTACGTCGAGCTCGAGGGCGTCGCGCACCTCGCCCCGGCCGAGGCGCCGGAGGTCGTGGCCCGGCTGCTGCGCGAGCACTTCCTGGGGGAGATGCCGCGGGCCGAGGAGTCCGCGGGGATGACCGTGCGACGCGAGGTCCTCGGCGACGCGCACGTCGACCGGGCGGTCGCCGGCACCACCGACTTCACCCGGGACTTCCAGGAGCTGATCACGGCGTACGCCTGGGGCGAGGTCTGGACCCGACCCGGCCTCGACCGCCGGTCGCGCTCGATGATCACCCTCACCGCCCTGATCGCCCGCGGCCACCACGAGGAGCTGGCGATGCACGTGCGGGCCGCGCTCCGCAACGGCCTGACCGTGGACGAGATCAAGGAGGTGATCCTGCAGTCCGCCATCTACTGCGGGGTCCCCGACGCCAACACCGCGTTCCGGATCGCGTCCGGGGTGCTGGTGGAGGAGGGGCTCCTCTAG
- a CDS encoding LysR family transcriptional regulator yields MELRHLRSFTMLADERHFGRAATRLHIAQPALSQQIKQLERELGIPLFTRSTRRVELTEAGIRFADHARTVLGDVARAESDMELLVSGRAGRVSVGFVGTATYDVLPRVAREVARELPDVELGLRGELLSPALVTGVGDHTFDLALLRPGPLNHADLTLRRLRTEPLVAVLPVHHPLAGARRIRLSQLADERFVMHPSSDRSSMHEEVLRACAAAGFEPSMITEVGETATLVVFVAAGLGVALVPAPVRSLGLDGVAYVALVDPPTVDLALATRTDDDSPAVRRVADIVARCASA; encoded by the coding sequence ATGGAGCTGCGACACCTGCGGTCGTTCACGATGCTGGCCGACGAGCGACACTTCGGCCGAGCGGCGACGCGACTGCACATCGCGCAGCCCGCCCTGTCGCAGCAGATCAAGCAGCTGGAGCGCGAGCTCGGGATCCCGCTCTTCACCCGGTCGACCCGGCGGGTGGAGCTGACCGAGGCGGGCATCCGCTTCGCCGATCACGCGCGCACGGTCCTGGGTGACGTCGCCCGGGCCGAGTCCGACATGGAGCTGCTGGTGTCCGGCCGCGCAGGACGGGTGTCCGTGGGCTTCGTCGGCACGGCGACGTACGACGTGCTGCCGCGGGTCGCGCGCGAGGTGGCCCGCGAGCTCCCTGACGTCGAGCTCGGCCTGCGCGGGGAGCTGCTCTCCCCGGCGCTGGTCACCGGCGTCGGGGACCACACCTTCGATCTGGCGCTGTTGCGCCCAGGTCCCCTCAACCACGCGGACCTGACACTGCGCCGACTGCGCACCGAGCCCCTCGTCGCCGTGCTCCCCGTGCACCATCCACTGGCGGGGGCACGACGGATCCGCCTGTCCCAGCTCGCCGATGAGCGGTTCGTGATGCACCCCTCCAGCGATCGCTCCTCGATGCACGAGGAGGTGCTCCGCGCCTGCGCGGCCGCGGGCTTCGAGCCGTCGATGATCACTGAGGTCGGCGAGACCGCCACCCTGGTCGTCTTCGTCGCAGCCGGGCTGGGGGTCGCACTCGTCCCCGCACCCGTGCGCAGCCTCGGCCTCGACGGAGTCGCCTACGTGGCCCTCGTCGACCCGCCGACCGTCGACCTGGCGCTGGCCACGCGCACCGACGACGACTCGCCCGCGGTCCGGCGCGTGGCCGACATCGTGGCGAGGTGCGCGTCGGCCTGA